A genomic segment from Nitrospira sp. encodes:
- a CDS encoding D-glycero-beta-D-manno-heptose 1-phosphate adenylyltransferase (D-glycero-beta-D-manno-heptose-7-phosphate kinase) has protein sequence MGTVGKVRKGHPVGRSANTGTPGGPQGDGTRAEQATLSAYIRRFSSASVLVVGDLILDHYVWGRVSRISPEAPVPVVHVESESLKLGGAANVFSNILALGGQADLCGVIGADESGRLLLKELGGRRQGRGGVVIDHDRPTTRKSRVIAHNQQIVRYDVERRTELTGLLQRRILRYVESRLKELSCLVVSDYAKGVVTASLMTELTRLAGQRKIPIVVDPKVEHFGYYKGVTVVTPNHLEATQAAGVHGEDDQTINEAGTILRQRLGCQSILVTRGERGMSLYQGHGDHWHIPTRARQVYDVTGAGDTVVGTLALALSTGATMREAAVLANQAAGVVVGMVGTATVTAEQLTNALEQG, from the coding sequence ATGGGTACGGTGGGAAAGGTTCGGAAAGGCCATCCAGTAGGACGTTCCGCGAATACCGGAACGCCGGGCGGACCGCAAGGCGATGGGACGCGGGCGGAACAAGCGACCCTCAGCGCCTATATCCGGCGCTTTTCCAGTGCGAGCGTGCTGGTGGTCGGGGATTTGATCCTCGATCACTATGTGTGGGGTCGGGTGAGCCGGATCTCTCCGGAAGCGCCGGTGCCGGTGGTCCATGTCGAGTCGGAATCGCTCAAGCTGGGAGGGGCGGCGAATGTCTTCAGCAACATTCTCGCGCTCGGGGGACAGGCGGACCTCTGCGGCGTGATCGGAGCCGACGAAAGCGGACGGCTGCTCTTGAAGGAGCTGGGCGGACGACGACAGGGTCGCGGCGGAGTGGTCATCGATCACGACCGGCCGACCACTAGAAAGTCCCGCGTGATCGCGCATAATCAACAGATCGTCCGCTATGATGTGGAACGCCGCACGGAACTCACGGGCCTTCTGCAACGCCGCATCCTGCGGTACGTCGAGTCGCGTCTGAAGGAACTGTCCTGCCTGGTGGTGTCGGACTACGCCAAGGGCGTGGTCACGGCCTCGCTGATGACGGAGTTGACTCGTTTGGCGGGACAGCGCAAGATCCCCATTGTCGTAGACCCCAAGGTCGAACATTTCGGTTATTACAAGGGCGTGACCGTCGTCACCCCCAACCATCTGGAAGCGACACAAGCAGCCGGCGTGCATGGCGAAGACGATCAGACGATCAACGAGGCCGGAACGATCCTCCGACAGCGGTTGGGATGTCAGAGCATACTGGTCACGAGGGGAGAACGAGGTATGAGTCTCTATCAAGGCCATGGAGACCACTGGCATATCCCCACACGCGCCCGGCAGGTCTATGACGTCACAGGGGCTGGCGATACGGTCGTCGGAACGTTGGCGCTCGCACTCTCGACCGGAGCCACGATGCGGGAAGCCGCCGTGCTCGCCAATCAAGCGGCGGGCGTCGTGGTCGGCATGGTCGGGACCGCCACCGTCACGGCGGAACAGCTGACCAACGCCCTGGAGCAAGGCTGA
- a CDS encoding CTP synthase: MSKLIFVTGGVVSSLGKGLASASIGNLLESRGLKITFLKLDPYINVDPGTMNPYQHGEVYVTEDGAETDLDLGHYERYTSLTLTRENNYTTGRIYHSVITKERRGDYLGGTVQVVPHVTDEIKQCIMRTSKGMDVTIVEIGGTVGDIESLPFLEAIRQIPYDVGRENVLYVHLTLVPYIGAAGELKTKPTQHSVNKLREIGIQPNILLCRTDRYLPPELKSKIAMFCNVEKDAVITAKDVETIYEVPIVFRKEGLDELIVRQLKLETGPPNLREWDAMVQKIKHPKHEVAIALVGKYAGLKECYKSLAEALVHGGIDHETRVNVTWIESEDVERQGTERILRETDGILIPGGFGARGIEGKIVTIRYAREHQIPFLGLCLGMQCATIEFARNVAGLAGANSSEFDERSPHPVIHLMSDQQAINDMGGTMRLGAYACKLGQGTLAEKTYGASEVYERHRHRYEFNNAYREQLTAKGLILSGLSPDSRLVEIVELQNHPWFLATQFHPEYKSRPHHPHPLFSGFVGAALRRKCGH; encoded by the coding sequence ATGAGCAAGCTGATCTTTGTCACCGGCGGGGTCGTGTCGTCGCTCGGAAAGGGGCTGGCTTCCGCCTCCATCGGCAATCTGCTGGAAAGCCGGGGGCTGAAGATCACGTTCTTGAAACTCGACCCCTACATCAACGTCGATCCTGGGACGATGAATCCCTACCAGCATGGGGAGGTCTACGTCACGGAAGACGGCGCGGAGACCGATCTGGACCTCGGCCACTACGAACGATATACGTCGCTGACGCTCACCCGCGAGAACAACTACACGACTGGACGCATCTACCACTCCGTGATTACGAAGGAGCGACGGGGGGACTACCTGGGTGGAACCGTGCAGGTGGTGCCGCATGTCACGGACGAAATCAAACAATGCATCATGCGGACCTCCAAGGGCATGGATGTCACGATCGTCGAGATCGGCGGGACCGTCGGCGACATCGAAAGCCTGCCGTTCCTGGAGGCTATCCGGCAGATTCCGTACGACGTGGGCCGCGAAAACGTGCTCTACGTACACCTCACACTCGTGCCCTATATCGGCGCCGCGGGCGAGTTGAAGACCAAGCCCACGCAACATTCGGTCAACAAGCTGCGTGAAATCGGCATTCAGCCCAATATCCTCCTGTGCCGGACCGACCGCTATCTCCCGCCGGAACTCAAATCCAAGATCGCCATGTTCTGCAACGTGGAGAAGGACGCGGTGATTACGGCCAAGGATGTCGAGACCATTTATGAAGTGCCGATCGTATTCCGCAAGGAAGGGTTGGACGAATTGATCGTCCGGCAACTGAAGCTTGAAACCGGCCCGCCGAACCTTCGCGAATGGGATGCGATGGTGCAGAAGATCAAACATCCCAAGCACGAGGTGGCAATCGCGCTGGTCGGCAAGTATGCCGGTCTGAAAGAATGTTACAAGAGCCTCGCGGAAGCCCTGGTGCACGGCGGCATCGACCATGAAACGCGCGTCAATGTCACCTGGATCGAATCGGAGGACGTGGAACGTCAAGGCACCGAGCGTATCCTGCGCGAGACCGACGGCATTCTCATTCCCGGCGGCTTCGGCGCGCGCGGCATCGAGGGCAAGATCGTCACCATTCGGTACGCGCGGGAGCATCAGATCCCCTTCCTCGGTCTCTGCCTGGGCATGCAATGCGCCACGATCGAATTCGCCCGGAACGTCGCCGGTCTGGCCGGCGCCAACAGTTCAGAGTTCGACGAACGATCGCCGCATCCGGTGATCCACTTGATGTCGGACCAGCAGGCGATCAACGACATGGGCGGCACGATGCGACTCGGCGCGTACGCCTGCAAGCTGGGCCAGGGAACGTTGGCGGAGAAAACATACGGAGCGAGCGAGGTGTATGAGCGGCACCGTCATCGCTATGAGTTCAACAACGCGTACCGCGAACAATTGACAGCCAAGGGGCTGATTCTGAGCGGCCTATCGCCCGACAGCCGGTTGGTGGAGATCGTCGAGTTACAGAACCACCCCTGGTTCCTGGCGACGCAATTCCATCCGGAATACAAGTCACGGCCGCACCATCCGCACCCTCTGTTCAGCGGGTTTGTGGGGGCGGCTCTACGCCGCAAATGCGGCCACTAG
- a CDS encoding 3-deoxy-manno-octulosonate cytidylyltransferase gives MGRSVTVVIPARYGSSRFPGKPLVELLGKPMIQYVYEQAKACRAVDDVLVATDDERIKAAVERFGGQVVMMTDPYRTGTDRVAGVAQTHRGDCFVDLQGDEILLHPDLMTDLVDPFLASDVAMGTLKRRIESAQDLHNPGVVKVTTDHEGYALYFSRAPIPLVRDDRQRAAVPGLHFVHLGLYIYRRETLMRLASLPTGVLEEAEKLEQLRALEHGVRIRVWETGHASLRIDSPEDLPGALEQLRVHEIGRCITQS, from the coding sequence GTGGGTCGATCGGTCACGGTCGTGATCCCGGCTCGCTACGGATCTTCTCGGTTTCCGGGAAAGCCGTTGGTCGAATTGCTGGGCAAGCCGATGATCCAATATGTCTATGAACAGGCCAAGGCCTGTCGCGCTGTCGACGACGTGCTGGTGGCCACGGACGACGAGCGCATCAAGGCGGCGGTCGAACGATTCGGCGGACAGGTCGTCATGATGACGGACCCTTACCGTACCGGAACCGATCGGGTAGCAGGCGTCGCACAGACTCACCGGGGTGACTGCTTCGTGGACCTGCAGGGAGATGAGATTCTCCTCCACCCCGATCTCATGACGGATTTGGTGGACCCGTTTCTGGCGAGCGACGTGGCGATGGGCACGTTGAAACGACGGATCGAGTCGGCCCAGGATCTCCATAATCCCGGCGTCGTCAAGGTGACGACCGATCACGAGGGCTACGCCCTATACTTTTCACGTGCGCCGATTCCGCTGGTGCGGGACGACCGACAGCGGGCCGCCGTACCTGGGTTACATTTCGTCCACTTGGGTCTCTATATCTATCGGCGCGAGACTTTGATGCGCCTGGCGTCACTGCCGACCGGGGTCCTGGAAGAAGCGGAGAAGCTCGAACAATTGCGTGCGCTGGAACACGGTGTTCGGATCCGCGTGTGGGAAACCGGCCATGCCTCTTTGCGCATCGACAGTCCGGAGGACCTGCCCGGTGCCCTGGAACAACTGCGCGTCCATGAGATCGGACGCTGTATCACTCAATCATGA
- a CDS encoding Translation elongation factor LepA, with protein sequence MSQDLQSLIRNFSIIAHIDHGKSTLADRFLEATGAITAREFKEQILDAMDLERERGITIKAHAVAIRYRAQDGKIYSLHLIDTPGHVDFTYEVSRSLAACEGSLLLVDATQGVQAQTIANVNLAMGNHHTIIPVINKIDLASADVEGTKQQISEILTLDASDAMLVSAKEGRGVPEVLEAIVRRIPPPSGDPNRPLKALIFDSWFDNYQGVIVLTRIIDGSVRPGMKIKVMSNDRLFEVTEVGQFTPKRTKGTQLMTGEVGYLCANMKEVADVKIGDTLTDAVQPTEQAFPGYKEVKPLVFCGLYSTDTARYEDLRDALLKLRLNDSSFIYEPETSLALGFGFRCGFLGLLHMEIIQERLEREYGLTLITTAPTVIYRILTTKGEVLEIDNPAELPEPSAIDSFEEPFIVATLISPERYVGTLLQLCQERRGIQRSIHYLDPTRVMISYELPLNEVILDFYDKLKSKTQGYASLDYELLGYRESELVRLDILLNGEPVDALSFITHKDRAYQRGRQLAEKMKELIPKQMFEIAIQAAIGNKIIARETIGAIKKNVTAKCYGGDISRKRKLWEKQKEGKKRMKAVGKVEVPQEAFLAILKVGDE encoded by the coding sequence ATGAGCCAGGATTTGCAAAGTCTCATCCGAAATTTCTCGATCATCGCCCATATCGATCACGGTAAATCGACCCTCGCTGACCGGTTCCTAGAAGCCACGGGCGCCATCACAGCCCGAGAGTTCAAAGAACAGATCCTCGACGCGATGGACCTTGAGCGCGAACGTGGTATCACGATCAAGGCTCACGCGGTGGCCATTCGCTACCGGGCGCAGGACGGGAAGATCTATTCGCTGCACTTGATCGATACGCCCGGTCACGTCGACTTTACGTACGAGGTGTCGCGCAGCCTGGCGGCCTGCGAAGGGTCGTTGCTGCTCGTCGATGCGACGCAGGGGGTGCAGGCGCAGACCATCGCCAACGTGAACCTGGCGATGGGCAATCACCACACCATCATTCCCGTCATCAACAAGATCGACCTCGCCAGCGCCGACGTAGAGGGCACGAAACAACAGATTTCCGAGATCCTCACCCTGGACGCCAGCGACGCCATGTTGGTGAGCGCGAAGGAAGGACGCGGGGTGCCCGAGGTGCTGGAGGCCATCGTCCGACGTATTCCGCCGCCGTCCGGTGATCCGAACCGTCCGCTCAAGGCGCTGATTTTCGATTCCTGGTTCGACAATTACCAAGGGGTCATCGTCTTGACCCGCATCATCGACGGGTCGGTACGCCCTGGAATGAAAATCAAGGTCATGTCCAACGACCGGTTGTTCGAAGTCACCGAAGTGGGGCAATTCACCCCGAAGCGGACCAAGGGCACCCAGCTGATGACGGGAGAAGTCGGATACCTCTGCGCCAACATGAAGGAAGTGGCCGACGTAAAAATCGGCGATACCTTGACCGACGCCGTGCAACCGACGGAACAGGCGTTTCCCGGCTATAAAGAAGTCAAGCCCCTGGTCTTCTGTGGGCTCTATTCCACGGACACGGCCCGTTACGAGGATCTCCGGGACGCGCTGTTGAAATTGCGCTTGAACGACTCGTCGTTTATTTATGAACCGGAGACCTCGCTGGCGCTGGGATTCGGCTTCCGTTGCGGCTTCCTCGGCCTGCTCCACATGGAAATCATTCAAGAGCGATTGGAGCGGGAATACGGCCTGACCCTCATCACCACGGCACCCACCGTCATCTACCGCATCCTCACAACGAAGGGCGAGGTACTGGAAATCGATAACCCGGCGGAGCTACCGGAGCCGAGTGCGATCGACTCGTTCGAAGAGCCGTTCATTGTGGCGACGCTCATTTCTCCGGAGCGGTATGTCGGCACCCTCTTGCAATTGTGCCAGGAACGTCGCGGAATCCAACGCAGCATCCATTATCTGGACCCGACACGCGTGATGATCAGCTATGAGCTGCCGCTCAATGAGGTCATCCTGGATTTTTACGACAAACTCAAATCGAAGACGCAGGGGTACGCCTCGCTGGACTACGAACTCCTCGGCTATCGGGAGTCCGAACTGGTGCGGCTCGACATTCTCTTGAACGGCGAGCCGGTCGATGCCCTGTCGTTCATTACGCACAAGGATCGCGCTTACCAACGGGGTCGGCAACTGGCCGAAAAAATGAAAGAGCTGATTCCCAAACAGATGTTCGAAATCGCCATTCAAGCGGCCATCGGCAACAAGATCATCGCGCGTGAGACGATCGGCGCCATCAAGAAAAACGTCACGGCCAAATGTTACGGCGGCGACATTTCCCGCAAGCGTAAGTTGTGGGAGAAGCAAAAAGAGGGCAAGAAGCGCATGAAAGCCGTCGGAAAGGTGGAGGTGCCGCAAGAGGCGTTCTTGGCGATCCTCAAGGTGGGGGACGAATGA
- a CDS encoding Signal peptidase I, producing MSLDPNQSHPDEASATDGSVVPPAPSEQATRTPETGTAVQASQPAHKSIVREYAEAIIIAMLLAFAIRVFVVQAFKIPSGSMIPTLLIGDHILVSKLSYGLQWPTDCTFQPGFPPITCYSSRTVIPFGSIQRGDIIVFRFPEDEDKDFIKRVIGLPGDTIQIRNKIVHVNGTPLEDKSFTQRIDPGVIDGHINPRDNFGPVTVPDDAYFVMGDNRDQSLDSRFWGYVRTEKVRGKAFRIYWSWSGQGSWTEWVRWERFGKAIQ from the coding sequence ATGAGCCTGGACCCCAACCAGTCTCATCCCGATGAGGCGTCGGCGACGGACGGATCCGTGGTGCCCCCCGCTCCTTCCGAACAGGCGACCCGCACGCCGGAAACCGGAACCGCCGTACAGGCCTCCCAGCCGGCCCACAAATCGATCGTCCGTGAGTACGCGGAAGCGATCATCATCGCCATGTTGCTGGCGTTCGCCATCCGTGTCTTCGTCGTGCAGGCTTTCAAGATTCCTTCCGGATCGATGATTCCCACGTTGCTGATCGGGGATCACATTCTGGTGAGCAAGCTCTCGTACGGGTTGCAGTGGCCGACCGACTGTACGTTCCAGCCTGGCTTTCCGCCGATCACCTGCTACTCGTCGCGGACCGTGATCCCGTTCGGATCGATTCAGCGCGGCGACATCATCGTGTTTCGGTTTCCCGAAGACGAAGACAAGGATTTCATCAAGCGGGTGATCGGCCTGCCCGGCGATACCATTCAGATTCGCAACAAGATCGTGCACGTGAACGGCACGCCGTTGGAAGACAAATCCTTCACCCAGCGCATCGATCCCGGCGTCATCGACGGACACATCAATCCGCGCGACAATTTCGGTCCTGTGACGGTTCCGGACGATGCCTATTTCGTCATGGGAGACAATCGCGATCAAAGTCTCGACAGTCGGTTCTGGGGCTATGTCCGTACCGAAAAGGTGCGTGGCAAAGCGTTTCGCATTTACTGGTCGTGGAGCGGACAAGGATCATGGACTGAATGGGTACGGTGGGAAAGGTTCGGAAAGGCCATCCAGTAG
- a CDS encoding Transcription elongation factor GreA has translation MPTPITRKGYEALKAELDRLHKVERPRVIEAIAEARAHGDLSENAEYDAAKERQGFIEARLAELKGKLADARIIDIVGRTSETVVFGATVVLIEQEAQEKKQYTLVGQDEADLKFSRISVQSPVGRALIGKRVGDLVEVKTPVKLVEYEVVEIRFEEL, from the coding sequence ATGCCGACACCGATCACGAGAAAAGGGTATGAAGCGCTGAAAGCCGAACTGGATCGATTGCATAAAGTCGAGCGGCCGCGGGTGATCGAAGCGATTGCGGAGGCCCGCGCGCACGGCGATCTGAGCGAGAACGCGGAGTACGACGCCGCCAAAGAGCGCCAGGGCTTCATCGAAGCGCGGCTGGCCGAACTGAAAGGCAAACTCGCCGACGCCCGCATCATCGACATCGTAGGACGCACCAGCGAGACCGTGGTCTTCGGCGCGACCGTGGTCCTGATCGAGCAGGAAGCGCAGGAGAAAAAACAATATACCTTGGTCGGACAGGACGAAGCGGATTTGAAATTTTCACGCATCTCCGTCCAATCGCCGGTCGGCCGCGCGCTCATCGGCAAACGGGTCGGAGATCTGGTGGAAGTGAAAACGCCCGTCAAGCTCGTCGAGTACGAAGTCGTGGAAATTCGGTTCGAAGAATTGTAG
- a CDS encoding Adenosylmethionine-8-amino-7-oxononanoate aminotransferase, whose translation MSTPSKTARLAAWDRTYLWHPFTQMQEWERDIPVIIDRGKGSYLIDTEGRKYLDGTSSIWVNLHGHRHPRLDRALTVQLRNIAHSTLLGLSNPPAIRLARELIRLAPKGLRRVFYSDNGSTAVEVALKMAVQYWQQRHPEAGPKQTFVHLKLAYHGDTVGAVSVGNIELFHARFKPLLFPTLQVDPPYCYRCPLGLTYPACRMACIDPLETILKTRHREVAGVILEPLVQAAAGMITAPPGYLKRVRDLCTEHHVLLIADEVATGFGRTGQMFACRHEGVSPDLMAISKGLTGGYMPLAATLATEEIYRAFLGRYEEWKTFFHGHSYTGNPLGCAVALANLEVFRQEKTLAHVRKQAKLLGRLLRPLSLQTHVGDIRQCGFMVGIELVRDRMKRTPYPLELRIGHRVAQACRARGLLLRPLGNILVLVPPLSTSPRELARMVAILHRAIVETTEGRVASS comes from the coding sequence ATGTCCACACCGTCCAAGACCGCCCGACTCGCCGCATGGGACCGGACTTATCTCTGGCATCCGTTCACACAGATGCAGGAGTGGGAACGGGACATACCGGTGATCATCGACAGGGGCAAGGGCTCCTACCTCATCGACACGGAAGGGCGCAAATATCTCGACGGCACCTCTTCCATCTGGGTCAATCTGCATGGCCATCGGCATCCGCGGTTGGATCGCGCCCTGACGGTGCAGCTTCGGAACATCGCCCATTCGACCTTGCTCGGCCTGTCGAATCCACCGGCGATCCGGTTGGCTCGTGAACTGATTCGTCTCGCGCCGAAGGGTCTTCGGCGGGTGTTCTATTCCGACAACGGTTCGACGGCGGTCGAGGTAGCGCTCAAGATGGCGGTGCAGTACTGGCAACAACGGCATCCGGAGGCCGGGCCGAAGCAGACCTTTGTCCATTTGAAGCTGGCCTACCACGGCGACACGGTCGGTGCGGTCAGTGTGGGGAATATCGAATTGTTCCATGCCCGGTTCAAACCCCTCCTGTTTCCCACCCTCCAAGTCGATCCGCCCTATTGTTATCGCTGCCCGCTCGGCTTGACCTACCCGGCCTGCCGCATGGCCTGCATCGATCCGCTTGAAACCATCTTGAAAACACGCCACCGCGAGGTGGCCGGTGTGATTCTCGAACCCTTGGTCCAAGCCGCCGCAGGGATGATCACCGCACCGCCCGGCTATCTCAAGCGAGTTCGCGACCTCTGCACCGAACACCACGTGTTGTTGATCGCGGACGAGGTGGCGACCGGTTTCGGCCGAACCGGCCAGATGTTCGCCTGCCGGCACGAGGGCGTGTCGCCGGACTTGATGGCGATCAGCAAGGGATTGACCGGCGGCTACATGCCGCTGGCGGCCACCTTGGCCACCGAGGAAATCTATCGCGCGTTTTTGGGTCGCTATGAAGAGTGGAAAACCTTCTTCCACGGACATAGCTACACGGGCAATCCCCTGGGTTGCGCGGTGGCGCTGGCGAACCTCGAGGTGTTTCGGCAGGAAAAAACCCTTGCCCATGTGCGCAAGCAGGCCAAACTGCTCGGCCGTTTGCTGCGTCCCCTGTCGTTGCAGACTCATGTGGGCGACATTCGTCAATGCGGATTCATGGTCGGGATTGAACTGGTACGAGACCGGATGAAGCGGACCCCCTATCCGCTTGAACTGCGCATCGGCCATCGCGTGGCTCAAGCCTGCCGAGCGCGCGGGCTTCTGCTCAGGCCGCTCGGCAACATCCTCGTGCTGGTCCCTCCCCTCTCCACCAGCCCGCGGGAGTTGGCCCGCATGGTTGCAATTCTGCACCGCGCCATTGTCGAGACGACCGAAGGTCGCGTAGCGTCATCGTAG
- a CDS encoding 2-Keto-3-deoxy-D-manno-octulosonate-8-phosphate synthase: protein MAYEVDVGQFKIGAGHRPFLIAGPCVIESEQLAMDTAGHIAEIAKSLGMPYVFKSSYDKANRTSIHSFRGPGLEKGLAVLEQVKRQVGVPVLTDVHTEEQAIEAGRVVDILQIPAFLCRQTDLLIAAARTGKIVNIKKGQFLSPQDMGNAVKKVEDCGNRRIVLTERGSSFGYNNLVVDMRAFPIMRRLGYPVVFDATHSVQLPGGGGTRSSGQREFVEPLACAAAGAGCDGFFMEVHPDPDSALSDGPNMVPLHTLRALLERVLRICAAAATQQVR from the coding sequence ATGGCGTACGAAGTGGATGTGGGACAGTTTAAGATCGGGGCAGGGCATCGGCCGTTTTTGATCGCAGGCCCTTGCGTGATCGAAAGCGAGCAGCTCGCCATGGACACGGCGGGACACATCGCGGAGATCGCCAAGTCCTTGGGCATGCCCTACGTCTTCAAGTCGTCTTACGACAAAGCCAATCGCACCTCCATCCACTCGTTCCGCGGACCAGGGTTAGAAAAGGGCTTGGCCGTCCTGGAGCAGGTCAAACGACAAGTCGGTGTACCGGTGCTCACCGACGTACACACAGAGGAGCAGGCGATCGAGGCGGGCCGGGTCGTGGATATCCTCCAGATTCCCGCCTTCCTCTGCCGCCAAACGGACCTGTTGATCGCCGCAGCGAGGACCGGCAAGATCGTCAATATCAAGAAGGGACAGTTTCTGTCGCCGCAGGACATGGGCAACGCCGTCAAAAAAGTGGAAGACTGCGGCAACCGGAGGATCGTGTTGACCGAACGGGGCTCGTCCTTCGGCTACAACAATCTGGTCGTGGACATGCGGGCTTTTCCCATCATGCGACGATTGGGGTATCCGGTCGTGTTCGACGCCACCCACAGCGTGCAGCTTCCCGGCGGAGGCGGCACGAGGTCAAGCGGCCAGCGTGAATTCGTCGAACCCTTGGCTTGCGCCGCAGCGGGAGCCGGCTGCGACGGATTCTTCATGGAAGTGCATCCCGATCCGGACTCCGCCTTATCGGATGGACCCAACATGGTTCCGCTCCATACGCTTCGCGCGCTTCTCGAACGGGTACTACGCATATGCGCCGCAGCCGCGACACAACAGGTTCGGTAA